Part of the Cupriavidus basilensis genome is shown below.
GGCGAGTTATTGGCGGCAATGCGGATTTTTTGGGGCTATCGTTCGATGAACGGCGAATCGAAGCACTAGAGGAGAAATGGAGAGAGGTGACTACGGAAAGCTCTGTATTGGAAGCCAAACGGAATTATCCGGAACTGTACCGCCTGCTTTTTGCCTACGATAGGAAATGGTTGTATAAGTATAATCGCGCCTCTAACCGAAGAGTGGCACCTCCAGTACGGGCACCCAGGGCATTCACGCCCGAGCGCGACTTAGACTGGAGTAAGCGTGCAACATTAGCCGTAGAGAAAGAACTCAAGACACGAAGCACCAACTACCCCTATACCCGTGGCATTCTTGCAATGTCCGCAGGACTCAATTCCCAAGTAATCTCCGAAAATGCAGAAAGACTTCCGCTAACCATGCTTGCACTTGAACGCGGCGTTCGTATACTAAATCAAAAGAATTAAATTTCATCTATTTGTCAAAATTTGAATTTAGCTTTTAACATTGGATTGGAGCTTTTCCAGTATTTTCCACAATTGAGATAAAGGCGAATCATCGCTTAGCCCCAATTCCGGATTGGTCCTTATCAAGCGCCATGCATTATCTCGACTCCATCCTTCCTCTCTGTCGTCGAGCACGCACCAACACTTGAATCGTTTGGCGCGGACGTAGCGCGCAATGACCTCATATTGAGTAGCAGTCCTCAGTAATCCGGACATTCGTGGCTTCCCAATCGGTTCCGTGGCGCCTTCTACTCTCCTCGCGAGTTCAATTGGCATTCTGGAAGTGAAACCATCAAGCGGCAGCATGAGTAGCAAACTCGTTCTTAGCACTATAGCCGAGTCGAACCTGTTCACGAGGTCAATCAACAACGGTGACCAGCGCCAGTAGCGTCGTCCTTCATCGCTCTCCGCGTCAATAGGCGGTAGGCCTGCACCACAAGGCACCAGTACACCCTCGATGTTGAGGAATATGCGGATTCGCTCACAGTTTTTCATGGCGCTTCACTCGCGGCACGTCGCGACACGCCACGCCCCACCTCATCCTGCAATTCCCACCGTGCGTAACAGCCGAACGAGCGCCGCATAGACCTGAGGCTCTCTTAGTCCTTCCTCGCTTGTCGCAATCAGACTTACGTCTTCAGTCTCCGGAAGGACCTGGTTCCAATCCGAATCCAAGACGATAAGGGCGGAGGGCGAACGGCGTCTCAGGTCGCATCGGAGCCATTCCCTCCTCACGCAGGAATTCCTCAAATGGAATCGCAGCAGGCGATTTCCTGGAAGGGTTGAACCGACTACGCGCGCTCGCAGCGCCGGCGGTAGGTGTTGAACAGCATGCTGATAGCCGATGAAGAATGGCCACCAGCTGTGCAGAACGATACGTGTGTCGGGATAAGGAAGAAGGAGCTCTTCCAGGCGTTCGGCGTTCTCGAATAGGCGATGGCCAGGACTACGCAGATGCGGCGTGCGTCCGCTCTCGAATGTCACAGGGCGCGGGTGAAGGACTCCATCCGTGTTTAGATAGAGGGTAACCGGCACGGCGAACCTCCGGAGGCGGAGGGCTGGCAGGACGCGAATTCGCCACAATCGGGTTACATGTGGCTAGAATGGCGATGCCATGCCGTTGGGGAAGGGTCGACGCTGCCTTGACGGTTCGAGTTCTACTTCTTCACGTCGACCATACATCCGTTTTCGCAGTGCGAAATGACGGAGGGATGGCTATTGCAAATGGAATGCTCACGTGCCTCACACTGACTCTGCGTGGACCCGCCTAGCGGGCCGGACTGCGCGCGGGGTTTTGGCGCGCAAGGACTGCTCATTTGAGGAGCTTGCCGTCCTGATGTCCGCGACTGGCATCCCGGAATCCTTCAGAAGCGTTGAAAGCAAGATTCGGAGAGGAAGTTTCAGCTTCGCATTCTTCCTGGCAATGCTTTGGGCCGTCAGCGCCGAATGCCCCGCCCAATGGAGGCAGTTCGTTCATTCCGAGCAAACCTGGGAGGACGCCGCGCACCATATCTTCCTTCATGAAGCCGCCGCTCACCGACTGAACCTGGACGACTTACCTAGGCGGTTGGAAGCCTTCGCCAGTGTTCGTAGGCGAGGCACACTGACAGCCCAGGTTACGGCCGGCACGTTTCCTTTCACACTCCTGCTGCAACTAGCCTCCGTTGTTCGCATTCCAGACTTTTCAAGGTTTGTAGACGACATCGACCTGGCCGCCGCCGCAGCCGATGACGCCGTCACGGCCGCCAGCAAGCGACCCCCACCGCCCCGGCCTTAGAGCGACTGCTGGGGTTCGATGCTGGTTAGCAGCGTTCCTGTTCCTACTTGACACCGGTAGCCCCGCAATCGTGCGGCCGGTTCCGTGCGCCCCGCGGTCATTTGGTGCGTAAATATACGTACCATAGTATACCGATGCGACCGTAATGCCAAGCGAAATCTGCGCCCAATGCCACGGAGGCTTTGGGTACGCCGCTATGGGTACGGCCAATAGGAACGCGCCATAGACAACACGCGGCGAGGTCAAGCTTGGCTTCGTCGACAAGTCCGGGCGAGCAGGGAGTAGACGGCATTCAGCGGCACCGTAGCGGGAGCGTCCTGGCGGAAGTTGGCCGGTGCGGCTGAGTGCGTGATGGCAGCCGAGGAATTGGAGGATTAAGAGATGTCCAAGATGAGCAGACTGATGCGCTTCGCCTCGTCACAGAAGAATGTCGACAGAGTCGCCTTCTGGGGCGGGGTGATTGTAGGGATATACTTCGTGTTTGTTGTTGGAGCGATGACCTTACGGCTCCCGCGCTTGGGGACGCGTGAACGTGCAGGCAAATTGGATACTTACGGAAGCTATTGATGCTGCGAAGGCTGACTGGTGCTCTGGCTAAGACGGCCTTCGCAAATTGGAAGCAGCGCTATTCATGCTCGGCTACGACCTGAGCCGCGCCGACGAACGCAATCCGATGGCCGAGGCAGCATAGTTATCCCCAGCGCCATTCCCCCAGGGGTGGCGCATACACGTCGCCACTGCAGATGGAACTCCACTGCGCACCGTTCCATCCGCCACGACCTGCCCCCGTCGACGCTCACGTCCCTGAGCTCGTTCGAGTCCGCTTTCGCACATCAAGTGCGTAGGCAGACTATAAGCCGCAACGGGGCACTATTAATCAACCATCCTCTCGTGCTTCTAAGCGCCCTAGAAGCTATTCTGGGCTAACGGTCGTCCAACCATCCGAATCGGCACGACCCATCTTCTCGCCTGGCATCTGCTGCAGTTCGGCAATTTTCCCTACCCGCCCCAGGCAGGGCTCAAGATGGATGAAGAAGCCGCCCCGTAGCGCGAACCATCTAAGCATCTCGATTGCTCGACAGTAGCAACCCTGAAGCTACACTAGAAATACTCCCTGCTATCCGCATCGGGGGCAACCAGTTTCACCGATTGAGCAGAGGCATTTCCGGAGCTTGCAGTCTTTCTCTTGGCTCTGGAAGTGCCGGTGTCGGCCCCGGGCACCACTGGGTGAGTTAACGCGGATACATTCTCGTCATCATCTTGCGGTCATTCTACGGATAAGCCTATAGTCCGCCTGATTCGCACAAACAAAAAGCCCTTCTGTCACATCGAAGGGCTTTCTTGTTTCCAGACTTCTAAGTCAATGCGGCACGCCTGTACCAAGCAGCGGAAAATGGCGCAGCCCCAAATCACGCTTCTGGAATCAAAAACTTGTCGCGATTCTTGCCGAGCCAAGCCGGCGCACGGCCACGGCCAGTCCAAGTTGCACCCGTCTTGGGGTCTTGATACTTCGGCGGCAAGGATGACTTGGATTTTGCCGGACCCTTAGCTGCCGTTCCTGCAGCGGGACGGCCACGGCGTCGCTTTGGAGCAATGTCTTCCGCGGTCAACTCGTACTGCGCCATCAGGGCTTGAATCTGTTCAATAACGCCAGCGACCTCTGTTGCACGCACTTCGAGGAGTTGCGCCTCAATTTTTTCCTTTTCTGCCAGAAGTTGCTTGTATGTCGCCATTGTCTTTCTCCGTTTCAGTAGTAATTTCAGCATCGTACATTATTTCGGAGATTGCAACTCTCTACAACCGCATTTCGGCATCCGCACCAATCAATCTGTGCATCGCAGACGCCTTTATTTCCCTCGTTTACCGGTCGATACTTGTGGCGGTGCACGTGGCTTCCGTTGTACTGCAATATCCTTTGGTCGAGACCGGAGCACTTCGAACAATTCCGCATGCGCCGGTGCGGACCGCCGGATGAAGCGCTAGATGCGTCGTTCTGTCGGTAGTGAGTCGGTATCGCACTGATTACATTCTTCGCTTGGGTTGGCGGCCCGCTCGGACTAGTCGTAGACTGGGCCATGGCCGCTGACCGTATCCGCCCTCCGCTCTCCCAGTATGAGCAGAAGCGTGACTTCAATGTCACGCCCGAGCCTGCTTCTCAGATTTTTAGCCACCCGACGCCGGTCAAAGGCCTTTTCGTCATCCAAAAGCACTGGGCTGGCCGTCTCCACTATGACTTTCGCCTGGAGCTCGATGGAGTCTTACTGAGTTGGGCTGTTCCCAAGGGTCCAAGCTTCGACCCGCAGCAAAAACGGATGGCCATCCACGTCGAAGACCATCCCCTCGACTACGCAAACTTTGAGGGCTCCATTCCGCCAAAACAGTATGGCGCAGGCGTGGTTCTCGTGTGGGACCGTGGAACCTGGGAGCCGGTAGGCGACCCGCACGTGGGAATGAACAACGGAAAACTCATTTTCCAACTCCACGGGGAAAA
Proteins encoded:
- a CDS encoding HAD domain-containing protein, translated to MKNCERIRIFLNIEGVLVPCGAGLPPIDAESDEGRRYWRWSPLLIDLVNRFDSAIVLRTSLLLMLPLDGFTSRMPIELARRVEGATEPIGKPRMSGLLRTATQYEVIARYVRAKRFKCWCVLDDREEGWSRDNAWRLIRTNPELGLSDDSPLSQLWKILEKLQSNVKS
- a CDS encoding HAD domain-containing protein, encoding MPVTLYLNTDGVLHPRPVTFESGRTPHLRSPGHRLFENAERLEELLLPYPDTRIVLHSWWPFFIGYQHAVQHLPPALRARVVGSTLPGNRLLRFHLRNSCVRREWLRCDLRRRSPSALIVLDSDWNQVLPETEDVSLIATSEEGLREPQVYAALVRLLRTVGIAG
- a CDS encoding DUF6471 domain-containing protein, which produces MPHTDSAWTRLAGRTARGVLARKDCSFEELAVLMSATGIPESFRSVESKIRRGSFSFAFFLAMLWAVSAECPAQWRQFVHSEQTWEDAAHHIFLHEAAAHRLNLDDLPRRLEAFASVRRRGTLTAQVTAGTFPFTLLLQLASVVRIPDFSRFVDDIDLAAAAADDAVTAASKRPPPPRP
- a CDS encoding H-NS family nucleoid-associated regulatory protein, producing MATYKQLLAEKEKIEAQLLEVRATEVAGVIEQIQALMAQYELTAEDIAPKRRRGRPAAGTAAKGPAKSKSSLPPKYQDPKTGATWTGRGRAPAWLGKNRDKFLIPEA